Proteins from a genomic interval of Diaminobutyricimonas aerilata:
- a CDS encoding YozE family protein, translated as MTDTFSTWLFDQLEREDEVGELARSVEDDEQFPEHGNRAIFEGYFETMDDATQARFARAWEEFETGN; from the coding sequence ATGACCGACACGTTCTCGACCTGGCTGTTCGACCAGCTGGAGCGCGAAGACGAGGTGGGCGAGCTCGCCCGCTCGGTGGAGGACGACGAGCAGTTCCCCGAGCATGGCAACCGGGCGATCTTCGAGGGCTACTTCGAGACGATGGACGACGCCACCCAGGCCCGTTTCGCGCGCGCCTGGGAGGAGTTCGAGACGGGCAACTGA
- a CDS encoding PPOX class F420-dependent oxidoreductase: MSATIPEGYGHLLELPIYAHLGTVRPDGRPQVNPMWFEFDGEHILFTHTTKRAKYRNLKNDPRMSLSLLDPREPFRYLEVRGTLVGETRDPEGEFYVRLGRRYGIADTRPPADRADRVILRMSVESFTKQ, translated from the coding sequence ATGAGCGCGACCATCCCCGAGGGCTACGGCCACCTCCTCGAGCTTCCGATCTATGCCCATCTCGGCACGGTGCGTCCGGATGGGCGGCCGCAGGTGAACCCGATGTGGTTCGAATTCGACGGCGAGCACATCCTGTTCACCCACACGACGAAGCGGGCGAAGTACCGCAACCTGAAGAACGATCCCCGGATGAGCCTGTCGTTGCTCGATCCGCGTGAACCGTTCCGCTACCTCGAGGTGCGCGGAACCCTGGTGGGAGAGACGCGGGACCCCGAAGGGGAGTTCTACGTGCGGCTCGGGCGCCGCTACGGCATCGCCGACACGCGGCCCCCCGCCGACCGTGCCGACCGCGTCATCCTGCGGATGAGCGTGGAGTCCTTCACGAAGCAGTGA
- a CDS encoding DUF2510 domain-containing protein, with translation MSAPELTGQPRAAWYPDPADRLRLRWWDGSRWTPHTARRATSAPLPRRRELRAPAPVLRREEPYDWAWETRRDEVAFVAAG, from the coding sequence GTGAGTGCCCCCGAACTCACCGGGCAGCCTCGTGCTGCCTGGTATCCCGACCCCGCCGACCGCCTGCGCCTGCGCTGGTGGGACGGCTCCCGATGGACGCCCCACACCGCGCGTCGCGCGACCTCCGCTCCGCTCCCCCGCCGTCGCGAGCTCCGCGCGCCCGCGCCGGTGCTGCGCCGGGAGGAGCCCTACGACTGGGCGTGGGAGACGCGTCGCGACGAGGTCGCGTTCGTCGCGGCAGGCTGA
- a CDS encoding ThuA domain-containing protein, with protein sequence MTHQRLRVTVWNENVHETTEDHIAAVYPEGMHGAIAAGIAPLLDGAEIRTATLAEPEHGLTEEVLADTDVLLWWGHAAHGDVADEVVERVKRHVLGGMGIIVLHSGHFSKIFIELMGTTCSLQWRDDGDRELVWNVAPGHPITDGVEVPIVIDEQETYGEFFDVPAPDELVFISSFAGGEVFRSGATWRRGRGKVFYFSPGDQRYPVYHHPQVHRVLANGVRWAAPTGERVTPEVVHATNERRYERV encoded by the coding sequence ATGACTCATCAACGACTGCGCGTCACCGTGTGGAACGAGAACGTGCACGAGACGACCGAAGACCACATCGCCGCCGTCTACCCCGAGGGGATGCACGGCGCCATCGCCGCCGGCATCGCACCGCTGCTCGACGGGGCCGAGATCCGCACCGCGACGCTCGCAGAACCGGAGCACGGGTTGACGGAGGAGGTGCTGGCCGACACGGACGTGCTGCTCTGGTGGGGCCACGCCGCCCACGGTGACGTGGCCGACGAGGTGGTGGAGCGCGTGAAGCGGCACGTGCTCGGCGGGATGGGCATCATCGTGTTGCATTCGGGCCACTTCTCGAAGATCTTCATCGAGCTCATGGGCACCACGTGCTCGCTGCAGTGGCGGGACGACGGCGACCGCGAACTCGTGTGGAACGTCGCCCCCGGGCATCCGATCACCGACGGCGTCGAGGTGCCCATCGTCATCGACGAGCAGGAGACCTACGGCGAGTTCTTCGACGTGCCCGCCCCCGACGAGCTCGTCTTCATCTCCTCGTTCGCGGGCGGCGAGGTGTTCCGTTCGGGCGCGACCTGGCGCCGCGGCCGCGGCAAGGTGTTCTACTTCAGCCCGGGCGACCAGCGCTACCCGGTGTACCACCACCCGCAGGTGCACCGCGTGCTCGCGAACGGCGTGCGCTGGGCGGCGCCGACGGGTGAACGCGTGACTCCCGAGGTCGTCCACGCGACCAACGAGCGCCGGTACGAGCGCGTCTGA
- a CDS encoding MGH1-like glycoside hydrolase domain-containing protein, which translates to MTLEAAAIRLLVRNWRGRYTVPAGGLYPHQWSWDSAFIAIGWRHLSARRAQQELESLFSAQWSDGRLPQIVFDPSRDDDYSPGAAFWRSAELPGSPPVPTAGLVQPPNHAWAALLVHRADPRESRRRGFLERAYPALVAWHTYLRDRRTDASGLAHVVHPWESGMDNSPFWDEPLSAVPEAGLDRVPRPDLEHAAATDRPSDTEYRKYLHLAAAYRDAGVADDGSEQFRVHDPAVNALWARSELALGEIAGELGERADHDERAQRIADALERLWHPGLGCYVARDARTGRLQEHRTVSGLVPLILSGVPRAPELLETLRGPSFRLGTSVLVPSADVQAPTFDTSRYWRGPSWFNTAWLMVEALERHGAEHEARSLARDVITHAEASGFAEYLHPFTAAARGTRAFSWTAALALDLHHRFPKA; encoded by the coding sequence GTGACGCTCGAAGCCGCGGCCATCCGGCTGCTCGTGCGCAACTGGCGCGGGCGCTACACCGTGCCGGCCGGGGGCCTCTATCCCCACCAGTGGAGCTGGGATTCGGCGTTCATCGCCATCGGTTGGCGGCACCTGTCGGCGCGACGCGCCCAGCAGGAGCTCGAGTCGCTGTTCTCAGCCCAGTGGTCCGACGGCCGTCTCCCACAGATCGTGTTCGACCCGAGTCGGGACGACGACTACTCGCCCGGTGCGGCCTTCTGGCGCAGCGCGGAGCTGCCGGGCTCGCCACCGGTTCCGACCGCGGGTCTCGTCCAGCCCCCGAACCACGCCTGGGCCGCACTCCTCGTACACCGGGCGGATCCGCGCGAATCGCGCCGACGCGGGTTCCTCGAGCGCGCCTACCCCGCCCTCGTGGCGTGGCACACGTACCTGCGCGATCGGCGCACGGACGCCTCGGGTCTGGCTCACGTGGTGCACCCGTGGGAGAGCGGCATGGACAACTCGCCGTTCTGGGACGAACCCCTGTCCGCCGTTCCCGAAGCAGGGCTCGACCGCGTGCCCCGACCGGACCTCGAGCACGCGGCCGCGACCGACCGCCCCTCGGACACCGAGTACCGGAAGTACCTGCACCTCGCCGCTGCCTACCGTGACGCGGGTGTCGCCGACGACGGATCCGAACAGTTCCGCGTACACGATCCGGCGGTCAACGCGTTGTGGGCTCGCTCCGAGCTAGCCCTCGGCGAGATCGCCGGCGAACTGGGCGAACGCGCCGACCACGACGAGCGAGCGCAACGGATCGCCGACGCGCTCGAGCGGCTGTGGCATCCAGGACTCGGCTGCTACGTCGCGCGGGACGCCCGCACGGGGCGGCTGCAGGAGCATCGCACCGTCTCGGGCCTCGTGCCGCTCATCCTGTCCGGCGTGCCCCGTGCCCCCGAACTGCTGGAGACCTTGCGCGGCCCGTCCTTCAGACTGGGCACGAGCGTGCTCGTGCCGAGCGCCGATGTGCAGGCGCCCACGTTCGACACGTCGAGGTACTGGCGGGGTCCGTCCTGGTTCAACACCGCGTGGCTCATGGTCGAGGCGCTCGAACGGCACGGGGCGGAGCACGAGGCGCGATCGCTCGCGCGTGACGTGATCACCCACGCCGAGGCGAGCGGGTTCGCGGAGTACCTGCATCCGTTCACCGCCGCCGCGCGGGGTACCCGGGCGTTCAGCTGGACGGCCGCCCTCGCGCTTGACCTGCACCACCGATTCCCGAAAGCCTGA
- a CDS encoding sugar phosphate isomerase/epimerase family protein, which produces MIRQVLVQEQYLPGDTVQEKWDTAQQWGFDGIELRGRGDGAFLARLPELRRAAAAGIPMPTVCVEMTHFIGDFDADRGADARAQMTDQLRVIAEIGGRGAMTPASWGMFSRRLPPFEPPRTPEEDRAVLEDALGELGERAREFGVTLYLEPLNRYEDHMVNRLADAVALIEAIGSGHVRIGADTYHMNIEEADPAAALVAAGPYIGHVQASDSNRLEPGAGHIDWSLLGAALRGIGYDGPVAIESRLSGEAADVLPAVPPLLRRYL; this is translated from the coding sequence ATGATCCGCCAGGTGCTCGTGCAGGAGCAGTATCTGCCGGGGGACACCGTGCAGGAGAAGTGGGACACCGCCCAGCAATGGGGCTTCGACGGCATCGAATTGCGCGGACGAGGAGACGGCGCCTTCCTCGCCCGGCTCCCCGAGTTGCGCCGCGCAGCCGCCGCGGGCATCCCGATGCCCACCGTCTGCGTCGAGATGACCCACTTCATCGGCGACTTCGACGCCGACCGCGGCGCCGACGCGCGCGCGCAGATGACCGATCAGCTGCGCGTCATCGCCGAGATCGGCGGCCGCGGCGCGATGACCCCGGCGTCGTGGGGCATGTTCTCGCGACGGCTTCCCCCGTTCGAGCCGCCGCGCACCCCGGAGGAGGATCGGGCCGTGCTCGAAGACGCCCTCGGCGAGCTCGGGGAGCGGGCGCGCGAGTTCGGCGTCACCCTCTACCTGGAACCGCTGAACCGCTACGAGGACCACATGGTCAACCGGCTCGCCGACGCCGTGGCCCTCATCGAGGCCATCGGCTCTGGCCATGTGCGGATCGGCGCAGACACCTACCACATGAACATCGAGGAGGCCGATCCCGCGGCGGCGCTCGTCGCCGCCGGACCCTACATCGGCCACGTACAGGCGAGCGACTCAAACCGGTTGGAACCGGGTGCGGGGCACATCGACTGGTCGCTGCTCGGTGCCGCGTTGCGCGGGATCGGGTACGACGGACCGGTGGCGATCGAGAGCCGACTCTCCGGCGAGGCCGCCGACGTGCTGCCGGCGGTGCCGCCGCTGCTCCGGCGGTATCTGTGA
- a CDS encoding zinc-dependent alcohol dehydrogenase: MVSMVGLTAPGSVAVLKEDDERMTAQQVRVRTLYSGISAGTELTSYRGSSPHLTKHWDGDRRLFRAGGDQLVYPVTALGYEEVGEVVEVGDDVAGVAVGDRIWGTWGHRTNAVLDGAFAAARRLETGVDPRIGIFSHIGAVALNVVLDADLHVGETVAVFGLGVPGQLVAQLARLNGARVIAVDGIASRRELALELGADLALDPADGEVAERIRELTGGRGADAALEITGNYRALHEAIRSVAYGSRVCVGGFFQGEGTGLALGEEFHHNRVQLISSQISGVGAALQHRWDRYRLWSTAIELASRERLRVLPLISHEVPWQDAAEAYRLLDETPAQALQVVLDFTGGAR, translated from the coding sequence ATGGTCTCGATGGTGGGGCTGACGGCCCCGGGCTCCGTCGCCGTGCTGAAGGAGGACGACGAGCGGATGACGGCGCAGCAGGTGAGGGTCCGCACGCTGTATTCAGGCATCTCCGCGGGCACGGAGCTCACGTCGTACCGCGGGAGCAGCCCGCACCTCACCAAGCACTGGGACGGTGACCGTCGCCTGTTCCGCGCCGGGGGCGACCAGCTCGTCTACCCGGTGACGGCGCTCGGCTACGAGGAGGTCGGTGAGGTCGTCGAAGTCGGCGACGACGTCGCCGGAGTCGCCGTCGGAGACCGCATCTGGGGCACCTGGGGTCATCGCACGAACGCGGTGCTCGACGGCGCCTTCGCCGCCGCACGGCGGCTCGAGACCGGCGTCGACCCCCGCATCGGGATCTTCTCCCACATCGGGGCGGTCGCGCTCAACGTCGTGCTCGACGCCGATCTGCATGTCGGGGAGACCGTGGCGGTCTTCGGGCTCGGGGTCCCCGGCCAGCTCGTCGCCCAGCTCGCGCGGCTCAACGGGGCGCGGGTGATCGCCGTCGACGGCATCGCCTCACGCCGCGAGCTCGCTCTCGAACTCGGCGCCGATCTCGCGCTCGACCCCGCGGACGGCGAGGTGGCCGAACGCATCCGTGAGCTCACCGGAGGGCGGGGCGCGGATGCGGCGCTCGAGATCACAGGCAACTACCGTGCGCTGCACGAGGCGATCCGTTCCGTCGCGTACGGATCCCGCGTGTGCGTCGGCGGATTCTTCCAGGGCGAGGGGACCGGACTCGCGCTCGGCGAGGAGTTCCACCACAACCGCGTGCAGCTGATCTCCTCGCAGATCTCGGGCGTCGGGGCCGCTCTCCAGCACCGCTGGGACCGCTACCGGCTCTGGTCCACCGCCATCGAGCTCGCCTCCCGCGAGCGCCTCCGTGTGCTGCCGCTCATCAGCCACGAGGTGCCGTGGCAGGACGCCGCCGAGGCGTACCGGCTGCTCGATGAGACACCGGCGCAGGCGCTGCAGGTCGTGCTCGATTTCACCGGCGGCGCGCGATGA
- a CDS encoding ABC transporter substrate-binding protein, translating into MRTTRAGIAALAVTSVLALAACTGGDGGGDGGGDDRLTIWTIEDVADRVATQEDLMARFTEETGVEVELVAVAEDQLTTVLTSAAASGELPDAIAAVPLNSVQQFATDDLLDPDAAGEVVEALGRDTFSEQALELTSDGDTQLAVPSDGWAQLLYYRTDLFEAAGLEAPTSLDAIAEAAAALDSEQIAGITAATAPGDGFTQQTFEHFALANGCDLVDDEGGIALDSEECVDTLDWFTSLVRDSSVAGNQDVDTTRATYFSGGAAMVVWSSFLLDELAGLRSDALPTCAECGAHPTWLAKNTGIVSGIEGRNGGEPASYGEIVSWAILDGASPSTADLVEWAMDDAYPDWLALAPEGKVPVRLGTEGNQTEFTDAWQSLEAGVDTKALLSSVYAPEVLQAVADAPDSFDRWGLPQGQGPLSGAVSGQLVLPKAISDMLNSGLSAEEAASRAAEEAATIQEELDF; encoded by the coding sequence ATGCGCACGACGCGTGCAGGCATCGCCGCACTCGCCGTCACCTCGGTGCTGGCCCTCGCGGCCTGTACCGGGGGTGACGGCGGCGGCGACGGCGGCGGAGACGACCGCCTGACCATCTGGACCATCGAGGACGTGGCCGACCGGGTGGCCACCCAGGAGGATCTCATGGCCCGCTTCACCGAGGAGACCGGCGTGGAGGTGGAGCTCGTCGCCGTTGCGGAGGACCAGCTCACGACCGTGCTGACGTCCGCCGCGGCATCCGGCGAACTGCCCGACGCGATCGCGGCGGTGCCGCTCAACTCGGTGCAGCAGTTCGCCACCGACGACCTGCTCGACCCGGACGCCGCCGGCGAGGTGGTCGAGGCTCTCGGCCGCGACACCTTCTCTGAGCAGGCGCTCGAGCTCACGAGCGACGGCGACACGCAGCTCGCAGTGCCGAGCGACGGCTGGGCGCAGCTGCTGTACTACCGCACCGACCTGTTCGAGGCGGCGGGCCTGGAGGCGCCGACGAGCCTGGACGCGATCGCCGAGGCGGCGGCCGCCCTCGACTCCGAGCAGATCGCCGGAATCACGGCCGCGACGGCCCCGGGAGACGGATTCACCCAGCAGACGTTCGAGCACTTCGCCCTGGCCAACGGTTGCGACCTCGTCGACGACGAGGGCGGGATCGCGCTCGACAGCGAGGAGTGCGTCGACACCCTCGACTGGTTCACGTCGCTCGTGCGGGACTCGTCGGTCGCCGGCAACCAGGACGTCGACACCACCCGGGCGACCTACTTCTCGGGCGGCGCCGCCATGGTGGTCTGGTCGTCGTTCCTGCTCGACGAGCTCGCCGGGCTGCGCAGCGACGCCCTCCCGACGTGCGCCGAGTGCGGGGCCCATCCGACGTGGCTCGCGAAGAACACGGGCATCGTGAGCGGCATCGAGGGCCGCAACGGCGGAGAGCCCGCCTCCTACGGCGAGATCGTCTCGTGGGCGATCCTCGACGGAGCGTCCCCGAGCACGGCGGACCTCGTGGAGTGGGCCATGGACGACGCGTACCCGGACTGGCTCGCGCTCGCCCCCGAGGGCAAGGTGCCCGTGCGCCTGGGCACCGAGGGGAACCAGACCGAGTTCACCGACGCGTGGCAGTCGCTCGAGGCCGGCGTCGACACCAAGGCGCTGCTCTCCTCCGTCTACGCACCCGAGGTGCTGCAGGCGGTCGCCGACGCCCCCGACAGCTTCGACCGCTGGGGCCTGCCGCAGGGTCAGGGGCCGCTCTCCGGAGCCGTGAGCGGACAGCTCGTGCTGCCCAAGGCGATCTCCGACATGCTCAACTCCGGTCTCTCCGCCGAGGAGGCCGCGAGCCGGGCCGCCGAGGAGGCCGCCACCATCCAGGAGGAGCTCGACTTCTAG
- a CDS encoding carbohydrate ABC transporter permease, with protein MTAATAPPRRRRTLAQRDARTGLALVAPTLVIVLAVVVVPLVWSVLIAFQRLKLINVGRQGIFEDLSVDNFARVLTSPSLWSSLGITLGYTAGSVVLSIGLGLLAAMVVRRPFRGRTLVRASLLLPYVAPVVAVTFVWRTMLNPEFGAINEIGQNLLGWTEPIPFLSQARSMVDFLGAEIPVPTALLTAIVFEGWRYLPFAFLFLMARLEAMSTEPEEAAYVDGATPLQSFRHIILPQLLPVIALLAVLRTIWTFNEFDDIFLLTGGAAGTGVASVRVYELLTVQRNVGAAAAQSVVLALVLVLLLTVYVLLMRRRGERL; from the coding sequence GTGACCGCAGCAACCGCCCCACCGCGCCGACGGCGCACCCTGGCCCAGCGCGACGCGCGCACCGGGCTCGCCCTCGTCGCCCCGACCCTGGTGATCGTGCTGGCCGTCGTGGTGGTGCCGCTCGTCTGGTCGGTGCTCATCGCATTCCAGCGCCTCAAGCTCATCAACGTGGGTCGGCAGGGGATCTTCGAAGACCTGTCGGTCGACAACTTCGCGCGCGTCCTGACCTCGCCCTCGCTCTGGTCGAGCCTCGGAATCACCCTCGGCTACACGGCCGGGTCGGTCGTGCTCTCGATCGGGCTCGGTCTGCTCGCCGCGATGGTCGTGCGCCGCCCCTTCCGCGGACGCACGCTCGTGCGGGCGTCCCTGCTGCTGCCCTACGTCGCCCCGGTCGTCGCCGTGACCTTCGTGTGGCGCACGATGCTCAACCCGGAGTTCGGCGCGATCAACGAGATCGGCCAGAACCTGCTCGGCTGGACGGAACCCATCCCGTTCCTGTCCCAGGCGCGATCGATGGTCGACTTCCTCGGTGCGGAGATCCCCGTGCCGACCGCGCTGCTGACCGCGATCGTGTTCGAGGGGTGGCGGTACTTACCGTTCGCCTTCCTGTTCCTGATGGCACGGCTCGAGGCGATGTCGACCGAACCGGAAGAGGCGGCGTACGTCGACGGAGCGACGCCGCTGCAGTCGTTCCGGCACATCATCCTGCCTCAGCTGCTTCCGGTGATCGCGCTGCTCGCGGTGTTGCGCACCATCTGGACCTTCAACGAGTTCGACGACATCTTCCTGCTCACCGGAGGTGCCGCGGGCACGGGCGTCGCGAGCGTTCGGGTGTACGAACTGCTCACCGTGCAACGCAACGTCGGCGCCGCGGCCGCGCAATCCGTCGTGCTCGCCCTCGTTCTGGTGCTGCTGCTGACCGTCTACGTGCTGCTCATGCGCCGCAGAGGAGAACGACTGTGA
- a CDS encoding carbohydrate ABC transporter permease — protein MTAPAIRTTPRPAARRWTRDRIERRALKVLRWVVLALFLIATLFPFYLMLLLSVKPIEALLRDPASLIVAFEDFTLDTYVEVLSPQSAGGQGFLSFLLNSALVAVSSVVIALLVAIPGAYAISRLPFWGHRKISALFIASYLFPAIVIAIPLFVLFTRIGLRGSLVGLVLVYTAQTIPVAIYMMRNYFETVPVSIEEAALVDGLGRIGVLRRISIPLALPSIMATGLFVFMIAWNEFLFALLFLVDKREQWTVSLGLSQLSGSIEVPTTVLMAGSVVLTLPIIIVFFATERLLTGGLTAGAEKG, from the coding sequence GTGACCGCTCCCGCCATACGCACCACCCCGCGGCCCGCCGCCCGCCGGTGGACCCGGGACCGTATCGAACGCCGCGCGCTCAAGGTGCTGCGCTGGGTCGTGCTCGCGCTGTTCCTCATCGCGACGCTGTTCCCCTTCTACCTGATGCTCCTGCTGTCGGTGAAGCCGATCGAAGCGCTCCTGCGGGATCCGGCGTCGCTCATCGTGGCCTTCGAGGACTTCACGCTCGACACCTACGTCGAGGTGCTGTCCCCGCAATCCGCGGGTGGGCAGGGGTTCTTGTCGTTCCTGCTCAACAGTGCGCTCGTCGCGGTGTCGTCGGTCGTGATCGCGTTGCTCGTCGCCATCCCGGGCGCGTACGCGATCTCGCGGCTGCCGTTCTGGGGGCACCGCAAGATCAGCGCGCTGTTCATCGCCTCCTATCTCTTCCCCGCGATCGTCATCGCCATCCCGCTGTTCGTGCTCTTCACCCGCATCGGCCTGCGCGGCTCCCTCGTGGGGCTCGTGCTCGTGTACACCGCTCAGACCATCCCCGTCGCGATCTACATGATGCGCAACTACTTCGAGACCGTGCCGGTGTCGATCGAGGAGGCGGCTCTCGTCGACGGACTCGGTCGCATCGGCGTGCTGCGCCGGATCAGCATCCCCCTCGCGCTACCGTCGATCATGGCCACGGGCCTGTTCGTGTTCATGATCGCGTGGAACGAGTTCCTCTTCGCTCTGCTGTTCCTCGTGGACAAGCGCGAGCAGTGGACGGTGTCGCTCGGGCTCTCGCAGCTCTCGGGCAGCATCGAGGTGCCGACGACGGTGCTCATGGCCGGATCGGTCGTGCTCACACTGCCGATCATCATCGTGTTCTTCGCCACCGAGCGCCTGCTCACCGGCGGACTGACGGCCGGCGCGGAGAAGGGGTGA
- a CDS encoding ROK family transcriptional regulator: MTTGSSASAGRILELVRSGQVRTRRELQEVTGLSRSTLSLRMSQLAAAGYVRETGQVSGSTGRPAKVLSFDASGQLVVAVDLGAHHAHLALIDGAGRMLLEASGELKIDAGPDDVLRYVTRRITELIARSGRSIDEVAGVGVGIPGPVRFATQRPNTPPLMPGWHDYPVAERLREALGVPVFVDNDANLMALGEARARYADVPSVLFVKVGTGIGAGVILHGQPERGIAGGAGDIGHIRIAPPGEGRPCTCGATGCLATEASGGALARQLTEAGTPADTAQDVATLIAAGDPLALRLSERAGHLLGEVLATSVALLNPAVLVLGGLLPSAGPVLLEAVRESVFQRTVPLATRELTIATTTLGADAAVQGARHLVIDQTFSAAAVDARLAASS, translated from the coding sequence GTGACGACGGGGAGTAGCGCGTCAGCCGGCCGCATCCTCGAGCTGGTGCGCTCCGGGCAGGTGCGCACGCGCCGCGAGCTGCAGGAGGTCACCGGGCTGTCCCGCTCCACTCTCTCGCTGCGGATGTCGCAACTCGCCGCCGCCGGCTACGTGCGCGAGACGGGTCAGGTCTCGGGCTCGACCGGCCGGCCCGCGAAAGTGCTCTCGTTCGACGCCTCCGGTCAGCTCGTCGTCGCGGTCGACCTCGGCGCGCATCACGCCCACCTCGCCCTCATCGATGGGGCGGGGCGGATGCTGCTCGAGGCATCCGGCGAACTGAAGATCGACGCCGGCCCCGATGACGTGCTGCGCTACGTCACCCGGCGGATCACCGAACTGATCGCCCGTTCGGGCAGGTCGATCGACGAGGTCGCCGGAGTCGGGGTCGGCATCCCCGGCCCGGTACGGTTCGCGACCCAGCGGCCCAACACGCCACCGCTCATGCCCGGATGGCATGACTATCCCGTCGCCGAGCGGTTGCGTGAGGCGCTCGGCGTGCCGGTGTTCGTCGACAACGACGCCAATCTCATGGCGCTCGGCGAGGCGCGCGCCCGGTACGCCGACGTCCCGAGCGTGCTGTTCGTGAAGGTCGGCACCGGCATCGGCGCCGGCGTGATCCTGCACGGTCAGCCCGAGCGGGGCATCGCGGGCGGCGCCGGGGACATCGGTCACATCCGGATCGCCCCACCCGGCGAGGGCCGGCCGTGCACGTGCGGCGCGACCGGCTGCCTGGCGACGGAGGCGAGCGGCGGAGCGCTCGCGCGCCAACTGACGGAGGCGGGCACGCCGGCGGATACCGCACAGGATGTCGCCACCCTCATCGCCGCGGGCGACCCGCTCGCCCTCCGTCTCTCCGAGCGCGCCGGCCACCTGCTCGGGGAGGTGCTCGCCACCTCCGTCGCTCTTCTCAACCCCGCGGTGCTCGTTCTCGGCGGTCTGCTCCCGTCTGCGGGACCGGTGCTGCTCGAGGCTGTGCGCGAGAGCGTGTTCCAACGCACTGTGCCCTTGGCGACCCGGGAGCTCACGATCGCCACGACGACGCTCGGTGCCGATGCCGCCGTGCAGGGCGCACGGCACCTCGTGATCGACCAGACCTTCTCCGCCGCGGCGGTTGACGCGCGCCTGGCCGCATCCAGCTGA
- a CDS encoding AraC family transcriptional regulator translates to MDDEEPKSIGMLAPVAPVSLRRYPPSPATEHLVRHYWIPRWDLPPGRTVVQEVLEYPTANLVVEPSGTAIHPMSTGRGRRELSGRGWAVGVLLRPATARLLTPADIRPGAPIPLPDAPTTLVADAVDGPPDSSDAAAVAVLEHWFAALDLRLDDAARLVDRAVDAVESDPALVRVDELIRRLDTTYRDLNRAVRRHLGVTPRWIIARHRLQEAAAALQSDDPPALADLAARLGYADQPHFSRDFARFIGMTPSRYRALR, encoded by the coding sequence GTGGACGACGAGGAGCCGAAGAGCATCGGGATGCTCGCGCCCGTCGCCCCCGTCAGCCTGCGCCGCTATCCTCCCTCGCCGGCGACCGAACACCTCGTCCGGCACTACTGGATCCCGCGCTGGGATCTGCCGCCGGGCCGCACCGTCGTGCAAGAGGTACTCGAGTACCCCACCGCGAACCTCGTCGTCGAGCCGTCGGGCACCGCCATCCATCCGATGTCCACTGGGCGCGGCCGGCGTGAGTTGAGCGGTCGCGGGTGGGCCGTCGGCGTGCTCCTGCGGCCGGCGACCGCGCGACTGCTCACCCCGGCGGACATCCGGCCCGGCGCACCCATCCCACTGCCCGACGCCCCCACGACGCTCGTCGCCGACGCCGTCGACGGCCCGCCCGACTCGTCGGACGCCGCGGCCGTCGCCGTGCTGGAGCACTGGTTCGCGGCGCTCGATCTGCGACTGGACGACGCGGCTCGACTCGTCGACCGCGCGGTCGACGCCGTCGAGTCGGATCCCGCCCTGGTGCGCGTCGACGAGTTGATCCGGCGCCTCGACACCACCTACCGCGATCTCAACCGCGCCGTGCGCCGGCACCTCGGGGTGACGCCGCGGTGGATCATCGCGCGGCATCGGCTTCAGGAGGCCGCCGCGGCGTTGCAGAGCGACGACCCGCCGGCACTCGCCGACCTCGCCGCTCGCCTCGGCTACGCCGACCAGCCGCACTTCAGCCGCGACTTCGCCCGTTTCATCGGCATGACGCCGTCGCGGTACCGCGCACTGCGCTGA
- a CDS encoding DUF3224 domain-containing protein translates to MTRTLHARFTVTSADPVPLPHEDWVGAFLMRKSFTAGIVGESELHFVFSGDEATGRGYVAIERITGRLDDGSEGSVVVQHMGSDGPNPFPFAGHIIPGSGTSGWSHLGGAAVIEHDDEGAYFRFDLDD, encoded by the coding sequence ATGACCCGCACGCTCCACGCCCGCTTCACCGTCACCTCCGCCGACCCCGTGCCCCTGCCGCACGAGGACTGGGTCGGCGCGTTCCTCATGCGCAAGAGCTTCACCGCCGGCATCGTGGGCGAGAGCGAGCTGCACTTCGTCTTCAGCGGCGACGAGGCCACCGGCCGCGGGTACGTCGCCATCGAGCGCATCACCGGCCGCCTCGACGACGGATCGGAGGGATCCGTCGTGGTGCAGCACATGGGCTCGGACGGGCCGAACCCCTTCCCCTTCGCCGGCCACATCATCCCCGGCTCGGGCACGAGCGGCTGGTCGCACCTCGGGGGCGCCGCCGTCATCGAACACGACGACGAGGGCGCCTACTTCCGTTTCGACCTCGACGACTGA